Proteins encoded within one genomic window of Flavobacterium gilvum:
- a CDS encoding sensor histidine kinase, whose translation MNFSENSNPIRWIIIFISFSIIAIILWNTYTFFQIFKNEERIKMNLWATATKTLINAQENTEVDLPLQIFDNNTTIPLILTENDSIINYKNIDDEIIKSKKKAFEYLNELKSQNDPIKIIYAPGKYQELYYGNSSLIAKLKYYPIALSLIIVLCGILIYNFYLSHKISTQNKLWAGMAKETAHQIGTPLSSLIGWLEILKMENIDDSITHEIEKDIERLQTITDRFSKIGSEPKLELKDAVEETKQSYNYLISRFSDQIEFSFKGPSKPINIFLNPTLHSWTIENLVKNAIDAMKGRGKLSMEIEEDIHHIKINVTDTGSGIPKKEFQRIFETGFTTKKRGWGLGLSLTKRIVEEYHKGTIRVLHSELGKGTTMQISLKKS comes from the coding sequence ATGAATTTTTCCGAAAACAGCAATCCGATACGTTGGATTATCATTTTCATTTCTTTTTCGATAATCGCCATTATCCTCTGGAATACTTATACCTTTTTTCAAATATTCAAAAACGAAGAAAGAATAAAAATGAACCTTTGGGCTACAGCTACAAAAACTTTAATCAATGCCCAGGAAAATACAGAAGTCGACTTACCGCTGCAAATCTTCGACAACAACACTACTATTCCATTGATTTTAACTGAAAACGACAGCATCATAAACTACAAAAATATTGATGATGAAATAATAAAAAGCAAGAAAAAAGCCTTTGAATATCTAAACGAATTAAAAAGTCAAAACGACCCCATAAAAATCATTTATGCTCCCGGAAAATATCAGGAGCTATATTATGGAAACTCATCACTGATTGCCAAACTTAAATATTACCCAATTGCTTTGTCGCTCATCATTGTATTGTGCGGGATTCTTATTTACAATTTTTACCTCAGCCATAAAATATCAACTCAGAACAAATTATGGGCGGGAATGGCAAAGGAAACTGCCCATCAAATAGGCACTCCGCTTTCCTCCTTGATAGGCTGGCTTGAAATTTTAAAAATGGAAAACATAGACGACTCCATTACCCACGAAATAGAGAAAGACATCGAGCGTTTACAGACCATTACCGATCGTTTTTCTAAAATTGGTTCCGAGCCAAAATTAGAATTAAAAGATGCGGTTGAAGAAACCAAACAATCTTATAATTATCTCATTTCCCGTTTTTCGGATCAAATTGAATTTTCATTTAAAGGTCCTTCAAAACCCATAAACATATTCCTGAATCCTACATTACACAGTTGGACGATAGAAAATTTGGTCAAAAATGCCATCGACGCCATGAAAGGACGTGGAAAATTGTCAATGGAAATAGAAGAAGACATTCACCATATAAAAATAAACGTAACCGACACCGGAAGTGGCATCCCAAAAAAGGAATTCCAACGCATTTTTGAAACCGGTTTTACCACCAAAAAAAGAGGATGGGGACTCGGACTTTCCTTAACTAAAAGAATTGTCGAGGAATACCACAAAGGCACAATCAGAGTCTTGCATTCCGAGTTAGGGAAGGGAACTACGATGCAAATTAGTTTAAAAAAATCGTAA
- a CDS encoding flavin reductase family protein has product MISIDPKSIDTVKLQGYLQSAVGPRPIAFASTIGKNGVPNLSPFSFFNVFSSNPPILVFSPARRVRDNSVKHTLINAEANAEVVINVVNYDMVQQTSLASTEYAEGIDEFIKSGFTPIPSEVVKPYRVKESPVQFECKVIQIIPLGKEGGAGNLILCEVVRMHINEAILNENGVIDQYKIDLVSRMGANWYSRSNQGLFEVPKPLTNLGVGVDAIPDFVKNSPVFDGNDLGMLGNIEVLPTKEEVSIFVNQNFAVKAVLSSDDLEKQHLEAKKYLLENDVLSAWKVLLAKKIISK; this is encoded by the coding sequence ATGATTAGCATTGATCCAAAAAGTATTGATACTGTAAAACTACAGGGATATTTGCAAAGCGCTGTTGGGCCTCGTCCTATCGCTTTTGCCAGTACCATAGGGAAAAATGGTGTTCCAAATTTGTCGCCTTTTAGTTTTTTCAATGTTTTTAGTTCCAATCCGCCAATTCTAGTTTTTTCGCCCGCAAGGAGGGTTAGGGATAATTCGGTAAAACATACTTTAATCAATGCCGAAGCAAATGCTGAAGTGGTTATCAATGTGGTGAATTATGATATGGTTCAGCAGACTTCTTTGGCAAGCACAGAGTACGCCGAAGGGATTGATGAATTTATAAAATCAGGGTTTACACCAATTCCGTCTGAGGTCGTTAAACCCTACAGAGTAAAGGAATCTCCTGTACAGTTTGAATGCAAAGTGATTCAGATAATTCCTTTGGGAAAAGAGGGAGGAGCAGGAAATTTAATCCTCTGTGAAGTCGTTCGGATGCATATCAATGAAGCCATTCTTAATGAAAATGGAGTGATTGATCAGTACAAAATTGACTTGGTTTCCAGGATGGGAGCCAATTGGTATTCCCGATCCAATCAAGGATTGTTTGAAGTGCCAAAACCGCTGACTAATCTTGGTGTTGGAGTTGATGCTATTCCCGATTTTGTAAAAAATAGCCCGGTTTTTGACGGGAATGATTTAGGGATGTTAGGGAATATTGAAGTCTTGCCTACTAAAGAGGAAGTTAGTATATTTGTAAATCAAAATTTTGCAGTAAAGGCTGTTTTGAGTTCGGATGACCTTGAAAAACAGCACTTGGAAGCTAAAAAATATCTTTTAGAGAATGATGTGCTGTCGGCATGGAAAGTGCTTTTAGCTAAAAAAATAATATCAAAGTAA
- a CDS encoding DUF3127 domain-containing protein — translation MEVLGKIKVVNPEQQVSAAFKKRELVVTTDEQYPQHILIEFTQDKCDLLSSYNIGEAVKVSINLRGREWVNPQGETRYFNSIQGWRIERLAAEAPVQQAPPMPAAATFAPATNLNEEEADDLPF, via the coding sequence ATGGAAGTATTAGGAAAAATTAAAGTTGTTAATCCGGAGCAACAAGTAAGTGCGGCGTTTAAAAAAAGAGAATTGGTTGTTACTACTGATGAACAATATCCGCAACACATTTTGATTGAATTTACGCAGGACAAATGTGATTTGCTAAGCAGTTATAATATTGGTGAAGCTGTAAAAGTTTCTATCAATTTGAGAGGGAGAGAATGGGTAAACCCACAAGGGGAAACAAGATATTTTAACAGCATTCAAGGTTGGAGAATCGAAAGATTGGCTGCAGAAGCACCAGTTCAACAAGCGCCACCAATGCCGGCCGCTGCAACTTTTGCACCAGCAACTAACTTAAACGAAGAAGAAGCAGACGATTTGCCATTCTAG
- the aat gene encoding leucyl/phenylalanyl-tRNA--protein transferase has product MYYLSKALFFPPVSHADSDGILAVGGDLSMERLQLAYHSGIFPWFNEGEPIIWWSPNPRMVLFFDELIVSKSMRNVLNRNIFRVTFNQNFRDVISNCRQVKRNGQTGTWITNEMIEAYCKLNEMGLAKSVEVWQNEELVGGLYGIDLGHIFCGESMFSLVSNASKVAFITLVNQLKKDNYRLLDCQVYNEHLESLGCREIERETFMAILKENKFLH; this is encoded by the coding sequence ATGTATTATTTATCCAAAGCTTTATTTTTCCCTCCCGTTTCCCATGCCGATAGTGATGGGATTTTGGCTGTTGGTGGTGATTTATCCATGGAACGTTTACAATTAGCTTATCACAGCGGTATTTTTCCTTGGTTTAATGAAGGCGAGCCTATTATTTGGTGGTCGCCCAATCCCAGAATGGTGCTTTTTTTTGATGAATTGATTGTTTCCAAAAGTATGCGAAACGTCCTCAATAGAAACATTTTTAGAGTTACGTTTAACCAAAATTTCAGAGATGTTATTTCCAATTGCCGACAGGTAAAACGAAATGGGCAAACTGGAACATGGATTACCAATGAAATGATTGAAGCTTATTGCAAATTGAATGAAATGGGATTGGCAAAATCAGTCGAAGTTTGGCAAAACGAGGAATTGGTTGGCGGATTGTATGGTATTGATTTGGGACATATTTTCTGTGGAGAAAGTATGTTTTCGTTGGTTTCCAATGCTTCCAAAGTGGCGTTTATTACTTTGGTAAATCAACTGAAAAAAGACAATTATCGCTTGTTGGATTGCCAGGTTTATAACGAACATCTCGAAAGTTTAGGTTGCAGGGAAATTGAAAGGGAAACTTTTATGGCAATTTTGAAAGAGAATAAATTTTTACATTAA
- a CDS encoding HesA/MoeB/ThiF family protein, which produces MSIIKEFLRYNRQTILPEIGDEGQEKLKKAKVLVIGAGGLGCPILQYIATAGVGTIGIVDFDKIEIHNLHRQILYTEDQIGLPKAVTAKATIEKLNPLIRVLAFEEKLTIENAESIIKDFDIIVDGCDNFATRYLVNDTCVNLRKPLIYGSILGFEGQLAVFNHSGSKNLRDLFPEPPNPKDVPNCSLNGVLGTLPGMIGTMMAHETLKLIMGLPTLKNELVLYKTLDWSFTKLTF; this is translated from the coding sequence ATGAGCATTATCAAAGAATTTCTTCGCTACAACAGACAAACAATTCTTCCTGAAATAGGTGATGAAGGACAGGAAAAACTCAAAAAAGCAAAAGTTTTGGTCATTGGTGCCGGAGGTTTGGGCTGCCCTATTTTGCAATACATTGCGACCGCTGGAGTGGGAACCATTGGCATAGTAGATTTTGATAAAATCGAAATTCACAATTTGCACCGTCAAATTTTATATACAGAAGACCAAATCGGATTACCTAAAGCCGTAACGGCAAAAGCAACTATCGAGAAACTTAATCCGCTAATTCGGGTTCTGGCTTTTGAAGAAAAACTAACCATTGAGAATGCCGAATCAATTATTAAAGATTTTGATATAATTGTTGATGGCTGTGACAATTTTGCAACGCGTTATTTGGTCAACGACACTTGCGTAAACTTGCGCAAACCGTTAATCTATGGCAGTATTTTGGGATTTGAAGGACAATTGGCTGTTTTCAATCATAGCGGAAGTAAAAATCTACGTGATTTATTTCCGGAACCACCCAACCCGAAAGATGTCCCGAATTGCAGTTTGAATGGTGTACTGGGAACTTTACCGGGAATGATTGGAACAATGATGGCTCACGAGACCTTGAAACTGATAATGGGTTTACCGACGTTAAAAAACGAATTGGTTTTGTATAAAACTTTGGATTGGAGTTTTACAAAGCTGACTTTTTAA
- the thiH gene encoding 2-iminoacetate synthase ThiH, translating into MNTFKSVFEKYDWNSIQAKIYQTSTKEVEQALAKSKRNLDDFLALISPTAANYLEQMAQECHKLTKKRFGKTIQMYAPLYLSNECQNICTYCGFSLDNKIKRKTLTDSEIKQEVEALKTAGFDHVLLVTGEANYTVNINYFLNAIEQIKQQFSTISVEVQPLSTEEYQKLHEAGVYSVLVYQETYHQEVYKKYHTKGKKSNFDFRLETPDRIGKAGIHKIGLGVLLGLEDWRTDSFFNALHLDYLQKTYWQTKYSVSFPRLRPAEGIIEPNFIMDDKDLTQLICAYRLWNEDLEISISTRENEKFRNNIIPIGTTSMSAGSKTNPGGYVVDPQSLEQFEISDERSAQEIAQIISDKGYEPVWKDWDKSYDGRFMINDF; encoded by the coding sequence ATGAACACATTCAAATCGGTTTTTGAAAAATACGACTGGAATAGCATCCAAGCCAAAATATACCAGACTTCCACAAAAGAAGTGGAACAGGCATTGGCAAAAAGCAAAAGAAACCTAGATGATTTCTTAGCTTTGATTTCGCCGACGGCCGCAAATTATTTGGAACAAATGGCACAAGAATGCCATAAATTGACAAAAAAACGCTTTGGCAAAACCATCCAAATGTATGCTCCTCTCTATTTAAGCAATGAATGTCAAAATATTTGTACGTATTGCGGATTCAGCCTCGACAACAAAATCAAGCGCAAAACATTAACTGATTCCGAAATAAAACAGGAAGTCGAAGCCCTGAAAACTGCCGGTTTTGACCATGTATTATTGGTTACTGGAGAAGCCAATTACACTGTAAATATCAATTATTTTCTAAATGCGATTGAGCAAATAAAACAACAATTCTCCACTATTTCGGTAGAAGTACAGCCGCTTTCTACCGAAGAATACCAAAAGTTGCACGAAGCCGGAGTATATTCTGTTTTGGTGTATCAGGAAACGTATCATCAGGAAGTGTATAAAAAATACCATACCAAAGGCAAAAAGTCCAATTTTGATTTTCGTTTGGAAACCCCAGACCGAATTGGGAAAGCGGGAATTCACAAGATTGGACTTGGCGTGTTATTGGGTTTGGAAGATTGGCGAACAGACAGTTTTTTCAATGCGCTGCATTTGGATTATTTGCAAAAAACCTATTGGCAAACCAAATATTCGGTTTCTTTCCCAAGATTGCGCCCCGCCGAAGGAATCATCGAACCCAATTTTATAATGGATGATAAAGATTTAACGCAATTGATTTGCGCCTATCGTTTATGGAATGAAGATTTGGAGATTTCCATTTCGACCCGTGAAAACGAAAAATTCAGAAACAACATTATCCCAATTGGCACTACGAGCATGAGTGCAGGTTCTAAAACCAATCCCGGTGGTTATGTTGTAGATCCGCAATCTTTGGAGCAATTTGAGATTAGCGATGAACGCTCAGCTCAAGAAATTGCACAAATAATTAGTGATAAAGGGTATGAACCCGTTTGGAAAGATTGGGACAAAAGTTATGATGGCAGATTTATGATTAACGATTTTTGA
- a CDS encoding thiazole synthase → MGTSLFKIGDKTLESRLFLGTGKFGSNQQMEEAILASGSELVTVALKRIDLETETDAILTHLQHPKINLLPNTSGARNAKEAVFAAQLAREALETNWVKLEIHPDPKYLMPDPIETLKATEELAKLGFIVLPYIHADPVLCKRLEDAGTSAVMPLGSPIGSNKGLKTIDFLEIIIEQSKVPVIIDAGIGAPSDAARAMELGADAVLVNTAIAVAGNPKLMAEAFKEAVIAGRKAYEAKLAQKVNLAVASSPLTAFLYE, encoded by the coding sequence ATGGGAACATCATTGTTTAAAATTGGAGACAAAACACTCGAATCACGTTTGTTTTTGGGAACCGGAAAGTTTGGTTCCAATCAACAAATGGAGGAAGCTATTTTGGCCTCAGGAAGCGAATTGGTTACTGTGGCACTGAAAAGAATTGATTTGGAAACCGAAACTGATGCAATTTTGACTCATTTACAACATCCAAAAATCAATTTATTACCGAATACATCTGGCGCAAGAAATGCCAAAGAAGCCGTTTTTGCCGCACAATTGGCTCGCGAAGCATTAGAAACCAATTGGGTGAAACTCGAAATTCATCCCGACCCGAAATACTTAATGCCGGATCCCATCGAAACCCTGAAAGCCACAGAAGAACTGGCAAAATTAGGGTTTATCGTTCTGCCTTACATACATGCCGATCCTGTTTTATGCAAACGCCTGGAAGATGCAGGAACATCAGCCGTTATGCCCTTGGGTTCACCTATTGGGAGTAACAAAGGATTAAAAACCATTGATTTTCTGGAAATCATCATCGAGCAAAGTAAAGTTCCTGTAATCATTGACGCAGGAATTGGCGCTCCATCCGATGCTGCAAGAGCAATGGAATTGGGTGCAGATGCAGTTTTGGTAAACACCGCCATCGCTGTAGCCGGAAATCCAAAATTGATGGCAGAAGCTTTTAAAGAAGCCGTTATTGCCGGAAGAAAAGCTTACGAAGCGAAACTGGCTCAAAAGGTAAATCTAGCGGTTGCTTCAAGTCCTTTGACGGCGTTTTTGTATGAGTAA
- a CDS encoding thiamine phosphate synthase — MYNRLQYISQGESVEEQLYNIHQALDNGCDWIQMRFKHQKPKKTFALAEAIKFLCEEYLANFIINDNVHLAKQINADGVHLGLSDMVVTEARAILGRTKIIGATANTFEDIIHQTENGCDYIGLGPFQFTKTKSKLSPILGLEGYRSIIAQMKQAQIETPVYAIGGITLGDVNALMNTGIHGIAVSGIITKSDDKLEIITQLNEKLYGNIIV; from the coding sequence ATGTATAACAGATTACAATACATCTCACAGGGAGAAAGCGTCGAAGAACAATTGTATAATATCCATCAGGCTCTGGACAATGGATGTGATTGGATTCAAATGCGTTTCAAACACCAAAAACCCAAAAAAACTTTTGCTTTGGCGGAAGCCATAAAATTTTTGTGTGAAGAATACCTCGCTAATTTTATCATCAATGACAATGTTCATTTGGCCAAACAAATCAATGCAGACGGTGTGCATCTTGGCCTTTCGGATATGGTAGTTACTGAAGCAAGAGCAATTTTAGGCAGAACAAAAATCATTGGAGCCACAGCAAATACTTTTGAAGATATAATCCATCAAACAGAAAATGGTTGTGATTATATAGGTTTAGGGCCTTTTCAATTCACAAAAACCAAAAGCAAACTTAGTCCAATTCTGGGACTGGAAGGCTATCGTTCCATAATCGCACAAATGAAACAAGCTCAAATTGAAACACCTGTCTATGCAATTGGCGGAATTACTTTGGGAGATGTCAATGCGCTGATGAATACTGGGATTCACGGTATTGCAGTTTCGGGAATTATTACCAAAAGTGATGATAAATTAGAAATCATCACACAACTTAACGAAAAATTATATGGGAACATCATTGTTTAA
- a CDS encoding hydroxymethylpyrimidine/phosphomethylpyrimidine kinase, whose protein sequence is MSKNRPFVLTIAGFDPSAGAGVLADIKTFEQHRVQGFAINTGNTIQTENEFFEMQWTDVNFVLKSIAVLLKNYNIEAIKIGIVPSLDYLKEIVFAIKKKSSNTKIIWDTVLKSSTEFNFLDIKNQKLLNEILTKIDLITPNYNEMQKIFPGFNLNSNIIPSEVRGLLLKGGHNPNEIGVDYLHTPNNTYKLVPTNKDCYEKHGSGCVLSAAITANIALGHELKTACQKAKTYTENYLLSNPTKLGFHYV, encoded by the coding sequence ATGTCAAAAAATCGTCCTTTCGTATTAACAATTGCGGGCTTTGATCCTTCGGCAGGCGCAGGAGTTTTGGCAGACATCAAAACTTTTGAACAACACAGGGTACAAGGTTTTGCAATCAATACTGGCAACACCATTCAAACAGAAAATGAGTTCTTTGAAATGCAATGGACTGATGTCAATTTTGTTTTAAAATCAATAGCTGTTTTATTGAAAAATTACAACATTGAAGCCATAAAAATAGGTATTGTTCCTTCTTTGGATTATCTGAAAGAAATTGTTTTTGCAATTAAAAAAAAATCGTCAAATACTAAAATAATATGGGATACCGTTTTAAAATCTTCAACCGAATTTAATTTTTTGGATATCAAAAATCAAAAGCTTTTAAATGAAATTTTGACCAAAATAGATTTGATTACACCCAATTACAACGAAATGCAAAAAATATTTCCGGGTTTTAATTTGAATTCCAATATCATTCCTTCAGAGGTTCGGGGGCTTTTACTAAAAGGCGGTCACAATCCAAACGAAATTGGAGTTGATTATTTACACACTCCGAATAACACTTACAAATTAGTACCAACAAACAAAGATTGTTATGAAAAACATGGCTCAGGCTGTGTATTATCAGCGGCCATTACGGCTAATATCGCTTTAGGACATGAACTAAAAACAGCTTGTCAAAAAGCAAAAACATATACTGAAAACTATTTATTATCAAACCCAACTAAACTAGGATTCCATTATGTATAA
- a CDS encoding thiamine phosphate synthase, whose translation MIVITNPFSVKDEIDILHTLFEEGLELLHIRKPDFSEGEMKSFLSEIKSDWRQRLVLHSHHQLAEDFGINRIHFTEKNREINIPNRFSKPVRSPFTASTSTHSIEDFNALDTFFDYAFLSPVFPSISKENYQSETDLFEAIKKRKNFKTKLIALGGIEANNLKYVLETGFNNVALLGTIWKTNKPIENFKLCQKIVLSY comes from the coding sequence ATGATTGTCATTACCAATCCTTTTTCGGTAAAAGATGAAATAGACATTCTTCATACTTTATTTGAAGAAGGTTTGGAATTGCTTCATATTCGGAAACCTGATTTTTCGGAAGGCGAAATGAAATCTTTTTTGTCTGAAATAAAATCGGATTGGAGACAGCGATTGGTTTTGCACAGTCATCATCAATTGGCAGAAGATTTTGGAATTAACCGAATTCATTTTACAGAAAAAAACAGAGAAATCAATATACCTAACAGGTTTTCAAAACCTGTTAGGTCTCCGTTTACAGCGTCAACTTCAACACATTCAATTGAAGATTTCAACGCTTTGGACACTTTTTTCGATTATGCTTTTTTAAGTCCTGTTTTTCCAAGTATTTCCAAAGAAAATTATCAGTCGGAAACAGATTTATTTGAAGCGATAAAAAAGAGAAAAAATTTCAAAACAAAACTCATTGCCTTGGGTGGAATCGAAGCTAATAATCTAAAATATGTTCTTGAAACGGGCTTTAACAATGTAGCCCTTTTGGGAACCATTTGGAAAACAAATAAACCTATAGAAAATTTTAAATTATGTCAAAAAATCGTCCTTTCGTATTAA
- the thiC gene encoding phosphomethylpyrimidine synthase ThiC has protein sequence MNNEEKISRQPFTNSTKVYIDGEIHPIKVAMREIHLSDTKLSKGDVEKNPPVTVYDTSGPYTDPNIEIDVRKGLPRIREQWILDRNDVEELNEITSNYGKERLADEKLNHLRFEYLHKPMRAKKGANVSQLYYAKKGIITPEMEYIAIRENQRIEQLENATKAMQCQHSGHSFGANTPKSKITPEFVRSEVAAGRAIIPNNINHPESEPMIVGRNFLVKINANIGNSAVTSSIEEEVEKAVWACRWGADTIMDLSTGKNIHETREWIIRNSPVPIGTVPIYQALEKVNGIAEDLTWEVFRDTLIEQAEQGVSYFTIHAGVLLRYIHLTANRVTGIVSRGGSIMAKWCLFHHKENFLYTHFEEICEIMKQYDVAFSLGDGLRPGSIADANDAAQFAELETLGELTKIAWKHDVQVFIEGPGHVPMHMIKENMDKQLEHCHEAPFYTLGPLTTDIAPGYDHITSAIGAAMIGWYGCAMLCYVTPKEHLGLPNKKDVKDGVITYKIAAHAADLAKGHPGAQYRDNALSKARFEFRWEDQFNLSLDPDTAREFHDETLPADGAKVAHFCSMCGPKFCSMKISQEIRDVADAEKGMAAKSEEFIEQGKEIYS, from the coding sequence ATGAACAACGAAGAAAAAATATCCAGACAACCTTTTACCAATTCCACCAAAGTCTATATCGATGGCGAAATTCACCCAATAAAAGTGGCAATGCGTGAAATTCATCTATCAGACACCAAACTTTCCAAAGGAGACGTCGAAAAAAATCCTCCCGTAACAGTTTACGACACATCTGGGCCATACACCGATCCTAATATCGAAATCGATGTTCGAAAAGGTTTGCCTCGAATTCGCGAACAATGGATTCTCGACCGCAACGATGTAGAAGAACTCAACGAAATAACATCAAACTACGGAAAAGAACGCCTCGCAGACGAAAAACTAAATCACCTTCGATTTGAGTACTTACACAAACCGATGCGTGCCAAAAAAGGAGCTAATGTTTCGCAATTATATTATGCAAAAAAGGGCATTATCACCCCCGAAATGGAATACATTGCCATTCGTGAAAACCAACGCATCGAACAATTGGAAAATGCAACGAAAGCGATGCAATGTCAGCATTCCGGTCACAGTTTTGGCGCCAATACACCAAAGTCGAAAATAACTCCAGAATTTGTTCGTAGTGAAGTCGCAGCAGGACGTGCCATTATCCCAAACAACATCAACCATCCCGAAAGCGAGCCTATGATTGTAGGACGTAATTTTTTAGTAAAAATAAATGCCAACATTGGGAATAGCGCGGTGACTTCAAGCATCGAAGAAGAAGTAGAAAAAGCCGTTTGGGCATGCCGTTGGGGAGCTGATACTATCATGGATTTATCCACTGGCAAAAACATTCACGAAACAAGAGAATGGATTATCCGAAATTCTCCCGTCCCGATTGGAACCGTTCCTATTTACCAAGCTTTGGAAAAAGTAAACGGAATCGCCGAGGATTTAACTTGGGAAGTTTTCCGAGACACTTTAATAGAACAGGCAGAACAAGGAGTTTCTTATTTTACCATTCACGCCGGAGTTTTATTGCGCTACATACATTTGACCGCCAACCGCGTTACTGGAATTGTTTCCCGCGGAGGTTCAATTATGGCGAAATGGTGTTTGTTTCACCACAAAGAAAACTTCCTATACACCCACTTCGAAGAAATTTGCGAAATCATGAAACAATATGATGTTGCATTTTCATTGGGAGACGGATTACGTCCCGGCTCAATTGCCGATGCCAATGACGCAGCACAATTCGCTGAACTGGAAACCCTCGGTGAACTGACAAAAATAGCTTGGAAACACGATGTTCAAGTGTTTATAGAAGGCCCTGGACACGTGCCAATGCACATGATTAAAGAGAATATGGACAAACAATTGGAACATTGTCACGAAGCACCGTTTTATACTTTAGGCCCTCTTACTACAGATATTGCCCCGGGTTACGACCACATTACTTCTGCTATTGGAGCTGCGATGATTGGGTGGTATGGATGTGCGATGCTGTGCTATGTTACGCCAAAAGAACACCTTGGTTTACCAAACAAAAAAGACGTAAAAGACGGTGTTATCACTTATAAAATTGCCGCACACGCCGCCGATTTAGCCAAAGGTCATCCCGGAGCACAATACCGTGACAATGCCTTGAGCAAAGCCCGTTTTGAATTTCGCTGGGAAGATCAGTTTAACTTGTCATTAGATCCTGATACTGCCCGTGAATTTCACGATGAAACCTTACCCGCTGATGGTGCCAAAGTTGCTCATTTCTGTTCAATGTGCGGACCAAAATTCTGTTCGATGAAAATCTCTCAAGAAATTCGTGATGTCGCCGATGCCGAAAAAGGAATGGCAGCCAAATCGGAGGAGTTTATCGAGCAAGGAAAGGAGATTTATAGCTAA
- the thiS gene encoding sulfur carrier protein ThiS: protein MELKINNQTKQFTEDSLTVQALLDLEIPGKQNGIALAINNTVVPKSNWNSHLIKETDDILIISATQGG, encoded by the coding sequence ATGGAGCTAAAAATCAACAATCAAACCAAACAATTTACCGAAGACAGTCTAACTGTCCAAGCTCTTCTTGACTTGGAAATTCCCGGAAAACAAAACGGAATCGCCCTTGCCATAAACAACACCGTTGTTCCAAAATCCAATTGGAACTCCCATCTCATAAAAGAAACCGACGACATTTTAATCATATCCGCCACACAAGGCGGTTAA
- a CDS encoding DNA-3-methyladenine glycosylase I — protein MEKVRCGWCNSSELYQKYHDEEWGVPVYDDPKLFEFLLLETFQAGLSWITILNKRENFRTAFDNFDYKKIAQYSEDKIQELLENPGIIRNKLKVNSAVSNAQAFIKIQEEFGSFSKYIWGFVDGKPIINNRKNLSEVQASTPLSDTISKDLKKRGFKFVGSTVVYAHMQATGMVNDHVEDCWKRN, from the coding sequence ATGGAAAAAGTAAGATGCGGCTGGTGCAATTCTAGCGAATTATACCAAAAATACCATGACGAAGAATGGGGCGTTCCCGTTTATGATGATCCTAAACTTTTTGAATTCCTATTACTCGAAACTTTTCAGGCTGGTTTAAGTTGGATAACTATTTTAAACAAAAGAGAAAATTTCAGAACTGCCTTTGATAATTTCGACTATAAAAAAATAGCTCAATATTCTGAAGATAAAATTCAGGAATTGCTTGAAAATCCAGGAATCATCCGCAACAAACTCAAAGTCAATTCTGCTGTTTCCAATGCGCAGGCCTTTATAAAAATACAGGAAGAATTTGGAAGCTTTTCCAAATACATTTGGGGGTTCGTAGATGGAAAACCCATTATAAATAATAGAAAAAACCTTAGCGAAGTTCAAGCCTCCACTCCCCTTTCTGATACCATTAGCAAAGATTTAAAAAAACGCGGATTCAAGTTTGTTGGCTCCACAGTCGTTTACGCACACATGCAAGCCACCGGAATGGTCAATGATCATGTGGAAGACTGCTGGAAAAGAAATTAG